The following DNA comes from Nitrogeniibacter aestuarii.
GAGCACGCCCATCCGGAAGGAGAAGAGATCTACGTGCTGAGCGGCTGCTTCGAGGACGAGCACGGGCGCTACCCCGCGGGCACCTATCTGCGTAACCCGCACGGTTCGACTCACACGCCGTTCAGCCAGACCGGCTGTGACTTGTTCGTGAAACTGCGCCAGTTGCCCGCCCATGCCACACGTTCAGTCGTCGCGCCTCCCGGCCCCGCGGACTGGCGACCGGGCCTGGTTCCCGGGCTGTCTGTGTTCAGTCTCGACGCGCAGGGGCCGGGGCACACCGCGCTGGTCCGCTGGTCGCCGGACACCCGTTTTCAGCGCCATTGGCACCACGGAGGCGAGGAAATCCTGGTGCTCGATGGCACATTCGAAGACGAACATGGACGTTACCCCACCGGCACATGGATCCGCTCCCCGCACATGAGCACCCATGAGCCCTTCTCCCGCGAAGGCTGCCTCATCCTGGTGAAGGTCGGGCATCTGGCCTGAGTCCGCTGCTCGTGCGCGTGTGCACGGGGGCAGCAACGTACTGCCGCACTTCCAGGCGCCGCACCGCAGCCCCAAGTCACGTCTGCGCGCCGGGGCTCATAATGGGCGCATGCCAGACCAGACCCAAGCCCCGCTTCGCATCCCGCCCCTCACCGCCCTGTGGCCCTTCATGCGGCCCTACCGGGCACGCATCGCACTCGCCTTCGTGCTGCTATGCCTGGCGTCGGCCACCATCCTGCTGGTTCCGCTTGCGTTCAGGGATGTGGTCGATGCCGGCTTCGGCGCGCCC
Coding sequences within:
- a CDS encoding cupin domain-containing protein, which gives rise to MSMNMKLNDDMTGRVIVDTVSTPWVESPTPGVRRRMLARHGGEQGLATSIVRYDPGARFPEHAHPEGEEIYVLSGCFEDEHGRYPAGTYLRNPHGSTHTPFSQTGCDLFVKLRQLPAHATRSVVAPPGPADWRPGLVPGLSVFSLDAQGPGHTALVRWSPDTRFQRHWHHGGEEILVLDGTFEDEHGRYPTGTWIRSPHMSTHEPFSREGCLILVKVGHLA